In Scleropages formosus chromosome 20, fSclFor1.1, whole genome shotgun sequence, a single window of DNA contains:
- the LOC108927573 gene encoding caspase recruitment domain-containing protein 11-like isoform X3 → MESRCSDSVKDDEDALWENVENNRYILSRHINASKLTPYLRQCKVIDEQDEDEVLNSHMLVSRVNRAGRLLDILRTKGQRGYVVFLESLEFYYPELYKLVTGNAPTRRFSTIVVEEGHEVLTQFLMNEVLKLQQQTKDKDMQRATIMGKHRTLEDEHKKLRLANQELLAYQERYNKMKEERNHCSEELSKVKDDNYNLAMRLAQLSEEKNMAVMRSRDLQLEIDKLKHRLNHVEEECNLERKQSLKLRNEMENQPRKEHIFQLERENEVLKMKIEELESLIQPGKKELLDSERAIVDILEHDRQEALDDRQELFTRLYNLHMELRQAEVLRDKYLEEKEDLELRCSALLKDCEMYKNRINTITIQLEEVERERDQAYRSRDEAQNQFSQCLKDKDKYRKQIRELEERSDELNLEIMRKEAKTVNLTSKLRRLSKGSAWDQSLPRDVPLAMLPQIMGQDGKRDSMFEDTVMSIASDDSPDDDEFFQCEPQLKRRPNLKGAGHQWCRNSVMSTVPEPPGNESIVRRSKEGEENPFPRSRFDFENDTAENTELCDEEPSKFFHEALSFQSSSSSHQSESLDSYDLEQVSSIFRKLSIERPFRLSMSSFLPGNSSVRPIQDVSLPGDSILSEVSLVGGNISGIFISSVQPGSNAERVGLREGHHLLLLEGCVHGDLQSVPLDTCTKEEAYWSLQRCVGEIKLHFRSNNEGYRKLLKEMDEGTLTSGDSFYIRVNLNLSGPPDGCSMCLCCDEVVHVLDTMHQGKYEWLCARVDMLTNKDLERGTIPSYTRAQKLLLVKLEKLICSGSRDDADCLRGLRNTLRPEDLPSQADSKNSSRASRASLLIGQILQFVSRTDNKYKRMNSNEKVRLVSGGNGTLPKPGFESMKQEYSDTESDLNKSLNLIPYSLVTPYHSQTKRPVLFVPNTLAKAIVQKILNLGGAMEFDLCKPDIVTKEQFLRKQKIEPIIYSKEKHSDSFECITPENLEAVATK, encoded by the exons ATGGAGAGCAGGTGTTCAGACTCGGTGAAGGACGATGAGGACGCGCTGTGGGAGAATGTAGAGAACAACCGCTACATCCTGAGCCGCCACATCAATGCTAGCAAGCTGACCCCATACCTCCGACAGTGCAAGGTCATCGATGAGCAGGACGAGGATGAGGTGCTCAACTCGCACATGCTGGTGTCCAGGGTCAACCGAGCAG GCAGACTTCTGGATATCTTGCGCACTAAAGGTCAGCGGGGATATGTGGTGTTTTTGGAAAGTCTGGAGTTTTATTACCCAGAGCTCTACAAACTGGTCACAGGCAACGCTCCCACTCGGAGGTTCTCAACGATTGTCG TGGAGGAAGGGCATGAGGTCCTCACACAGTTCCTCATGAACGAGGTGCtcaagctgcagcagcagaccAAAGACAAAGACATGCAACGGGCGACCATTATGGGAAAGCACCGCACGTTGGAGGACGAGCACAAGAAGCTGCGGCTGGCCAACCAGGAGCTGCTGGCCTACCAGGAGCGCTACAATAAGATGAAGGAAGAGCGCAACCACTGCAGCGAGGAGCTCAGCAAGGTGAAGGACGACAACTACAACCTGGCAATGCGCCTGGCGCAGCTgagtgaagagaagaacatgGCTGTGATGAGGAGCCGCGAcctgcagctggag ATTGACAAGCTGAAACACAGGCTGAATCATGTTGAAGAAGAGTGCAATTTGGAGAGGAAGCAGTCGCTGAAGCTGAGGAACGAAATGGAAAACCAGCCCCGCAAAGAGCATATCTTTCAGCTGGAGCGTGAGAATGAGGTTCTGAAGATGAAGATTGAAGAGCTTGAATCCCTTATACAG CCAGGGAAGAAGGAGCTTCTGGACTCAGAGAGGGCCATTGTAGACATTCTGGAGCACGACCGTCAGGAAGCCTTGGATGACCGCCAGGAACTGTTCACACGACTGTACAACCTGCACATGGAGCTGCGGCAGGCTGAGGTTCTGAGGGACAAG TacctggaggagaaggaagacCTGGAGCTGAGGTGTTCTGCCCTGCTGAAGGACTGTGAAATGTACAAGAACCGCATAAACACGATAACAATACAGCTAGAAGAGGTGGAACGAGAGAGAGATCAG GCTTATCGTTCTCGGGATGAGGCTCAGAACCAGTTCTCGCAGTGCCTAAAGGACAAGGATAAGTACCGCAAGCAAATCCGTGAGCTGGAGGAGAGGAGTGATGAGCTGAACCTTGAGATCATGCGCAAGGAGGCGAAGACAGTTAACCTGACCTCGAAACTGAGACGCCTCTCCAAGGGTAGTGCATGGGATCAG AGTTTGCCGCGGGATGTTCCACTTGCCATGCTGCCTCAGATAATGGGTCAGGACGGTAAGAGAGACAGTATGTTTGAGGACACAGTGATGAGCATAGCCAGCGATGATTCCCCAGATGATGATGAGTTCTTCCAGTGTGAACCTCAGTTGAAACGCAGGCCCAACCTCAAAGGAGCTGGG caCCAGTGGTGTCGCAACAGTGTGATGTCCACTGTTCCTGAGCCTCCAGGAAATGAGTCCATCGTGAGGAGGAGCAAAGAGGGCGAGGAGAACCCATTCCCACGAAG CCGTTTCGACTTCGAGAATGACACTGCTGAAAACACTGAACTTTGtg ATGAGGAACCCAGCAAGTTTTTTCATGAGGCCCTTTCATTCCaatcctcctcctcatcccacCAGTCAGAGAGCTTAGACTCATATGACCTGGAGCAGGTCAGCAGCATCTTCCGGAAGCTTTCAATAGAAAG ACCCTTCCGGCTCTCCATGTCGTCCTTCCTGCCTGGCAACAGCTCTGTGCGGCCCATACAAGATGTCTCACTGCCTGGGGACTCCATCCTGTCGGAGGTCTCACTAGTGGGCGGGAACATCAGTGGGATCTTCATCTCATCCGTCCAGCCTGGGTCCAATGCAGAGAGAGTTGGTCTGAGAGAGGGCCACCACCTCTTACTG CTGGAAGGGTGTGTCCATGGGGATCTTCAGAGTGTTCCTCTGGACACATGCACTAAAGAGGAGGCCTACTGGTCACTGCAGAGATGTGTTGGGGAGATCAAACTGCACTTCAGGTCCAACAACGAAG GATACAGGAAGCTGTTGAAAGAGATGGACGAGGGCACTCTGACATCAGGAGACTCGTTTTACATCCGTGTGAACCTAAATTTGTCAGGCCCGCCGGACGGGTGCTCTATGTGCTTGTGCTGCGATGAGGTGGTCCATGTGCTGGACACCATGCACCAGGGGAAGTATGAGTGGCTGTGTGCCCGTGTTGACATGCTCACCAACAAAGACCTGGAGAGGGGCACCATCCCCAGTTACACAAG GGCCCAGAAGCTCCTTCTGGTGAAGCTCGAGAAACTCATCTGTAGTGGTAGTCGAGATGATGCGGACTGCCTTCGTGGACTCAGG AATACATTGCGGCCCGAAGACTTGCCATCTCAAGCAGACTCTAAAAACAGCTCTCGAGCATCTCGTGCAAGTCTCCTAATTGGACAAATCTTACAG TTTGTCAGCAGGACTGACAACAAGTACAAGAGGATGAACAGCAATGAAAAAGTGCGGCTCGTGAGTGGGGGCAACGGGACACTACCTAAGCCTGGGTTTGAAAGTATGAAGCAAGAGT ACTCCGATACAGAGAGTGACCTGAACAAGAGTTTAAACCTGATCCCATACAGCCTTGTGACTCCTTACCATTCCCAGACAAAGAGGCCAGTCCTCTTTGTCCCCAACACTCTGGCCAAAGCCATAGTGCAGAAGATCCTCAATTTAGGAGGAGCCATGGAATTTGATCTCTGCAAGCCAG ATATTGTCACAAAGGAGCAGTTTCTTCGGAAGCAAAAAATAGAGCCCATTATTTATTCAAAGGAGAAGCATAGTGATTCATTTGAATGTATCACTCCAGAAAATCTTGAAGCAGTTGCGACCAAG TGA
- the LOC108927573 gene encoding caspase recruitment domain-containing protein 11-like isoform X1 has translation MESRCSDSVKDDEDALWENVENNRYILSRHINASKLTPYLRQCKVIDEQDEDEVLNSHMLVSRVNRAGRLLDILRTKGQRGYVVFLESLEFYYPELYKLVTGNAPTRRFSTIVVEEGHEVLTQFLMNEVLKLQQQTKDKDMQRATIMGKHRTLEDEHKKLRLANQELLAYQERYNKMKEERNHCSEELSKVKDDNYNLAMRLAQLSEEKNMAVMRSRDLQLEIDKLKHRLNHVEEECNLERKQSLKLRNEMENQPRKEHIFQLERENEVLKMKIEELESLIQPGKKELLDSERAIVDILEHDRQEALDDRQELFTRLYNLHMELRQAEVLRDKYLEEKEDLELRCSALLKDCEMYKNRINTITIQLEEVERERDQAYRSRDEAQNQFSQCLKDKDKYRKQIRELEERSDELNLEIMRKEAKTVNLTSKLRRLSKGSAWDQSLPRDVPLAMLPQIMGQDGKRDSMFEDTVMSIASDDSPDDDEFFQCEPQLKRRPNLKGAGHQWCRNSVMSTVPEPPGNESIVRRSKEGEENPFPRSRFDFENDTAENTELCDEEPSKFFHEALSFQSSSSSHQSESLDSYDLEQVSSIFRKLSIERPFRLSMSSFLPGNSSVRPIQDVSLPGDSILSEVSLVGGNISGIFISSVQPGSNAERVGLREGHHLLLLEGCVHGDLQSVPLDTCTKEEAYWSLQRCVGEIKLHFRSNNEGYRKLLKEMDEGTLTSGDSFYIRVNLNLSGPPDGCSMCLCCDEVVHVLDTMHQGKYEWLCARVDMLTNKDLERGTIPSYTRAQKLLLVKLEKLICSGSRDDADCLRGLRNTLRPEDLPSQADSKNSSRASRASLLIGQILQFVSRTDNKYKRMNSNEKVRLVSGGNGTLPKPGFESMKQEYSDTESDLNKSLNLIPYSLVTPYHSQTKRPVLFVPNTLAKAIVQKILNLGGAMEFDLCKPDIVTKEQFLRKQKIEPIIYSKEKHSDSFECITPENLEAVATKNKHCLLESDLSCTKDLLRREIYPIIIFIKVCEKNIRKLRRLPLKIDSEDEFLKICRLKEKDLESLPCLYTSVEPDSWSGVEDLLKIIKDKILEEQRKTVWIEQDLL, from the exons ATGGAGAGCAGGTGTTCAGACTCGGTGAAGGACGATGAGGACGCGCTGTGGGAGAATGTAGAGAACAACCGCTACATCCTGAGCCGCCACATCAATGCTAGCAAGCTGACCCCATACCTCCGACAGTGCAAGGTCATCGATGAGCAGGACGAGGATGAGGTGCTCAACTCGCACATGCTGGTGTCCAGGGTCAACCGAGCAG GCAGACTTCTGGATATCTTGCGCACTAAAGGTCAGCGGGGATATGTGGTGTTTTTGGAAAGTCTGGAGTTTTATTACCCAGAGCTCTACAAACTGGTCACAGGCAACGCTCCCACTCGGAGGTTCTCAACGATTGTCG TGGAGGAAGGGCATGAGGTCCTCACACAGTTCCTCATGAACGAGGTGCtcaagctgcagcagcagaccAAAGACAAAGACATGCAACGGGCGACCATTATGGGAAAGCACCGCACGTTGGAGGACGAGCACAAGAAGCTGCGGCTGGCCAACCAGGAGCTGCTGGCCTACCAGGAGCGCTACAATAAGATGAAGGAAGAGCGCAACCACTGCAGCGAGGAGCTCAGCAAGGTGAAGGACGACAACTACAACCTGGCAATGCGCCTGGCGCAGCTgagtgaagagaagaacatgGCTGTGATGAGGAGCCGCGAcctgcagctggag ATTGACAAGCTGAAACACAGGCTGAATCATGTTGAAGAAGAGTGCAATTTGGAGAGGAAGCAGTCGCTGAAGCTGAGGAACGAAATGGAAAACCAGCCCCGCAAAGAGCATATCTTTCAGCTGGAGCGTGAGAATGAGGTTCTGAAGATGAAGATTGAAGAGCTTGAATCCCTTATACAG CCAGGGAAGAAGGAGCTTCTGGACTCAGAGAGGGCCATTGTAGACATTCTGGAGCACGACCGTCAGGAAGCCTTGGATGACCGCCAGGAACTGTTCACACGACTGTACAACCTGCACATGGAGCTGCGGCAGGCTGAGGTTCTGAGGGACAAG TacctggaggagaaggaagacCTGGAGCTGAGGTGTTCTGCCCTGCTGAAGGACTGTGAAATGTACAAGAACCGCATAAACACGATAACAATACAGCTAGAAGAGGTGGAACGAGAGAGAGATCAG GCTTATCGTTCTCGGGATGAGGCTCAGAACCAGTTCTCGCAGTGCCTAAAGGACAAGGATAAGTACCGCAAGCAAATCCGTGAGCTGGAGGAGAGGAGTGATGAGCTGAACCTTGAGATCATGCGCAAGGAGGCGAAGACAGTTAACCTGACCTCGAAACTGAGACGCCTCTCCAAGGGTAGTGCATGGGATCAG AGTTTGCCGCGGGATGTTCCACTTGCCATGCTGCCTCAGATAATGGGTCAGGACGGTAAGAGAGACAGTATGTTTGAGGACACAGTGATGAGCATAGCCAGCGATGATTCCCCAGATGATGATGAGTTCTTCCAGTGTGAACCTCAGTTGAAACGCAGGCCCAACCTCAAAGGAGCTGGG caCCAGTGGTGTCGCAACAGTGTGATGTCCACTGTTCCTGAGCCTCCAGGAAATGAGTCCATCGTGAGGAGGAGCAAAGAGGGCGAGGAGAACCCATTCCCACGAAG CCGTTTCGACTTCGAGAATGACACTGCTGAAAACACTGAACTTTGtg ATGAGGAACCCAGCAAGTTTTTTCATGAGGCCCTTTCATTCCaatcctcctcctcatcccacCAGTCAGAGAGCTTAGACTCATATGACCTGGAGCAGGTCAGCAGCATCTTCCGGAAGCTTTCAATAGAAAG ACCCTTCCGGCTCTCCATGTCGTCCTTCCTGCCTGGCAACAGCTCTGTGCGGCCCATACAAGATGTCTCACTGCCTGGGGACTCCATCCTGTCGGAGGTCTCACTAGTGGGCGGGAACATCAGTGGGATCTTCATCTCATCCGTCCAGCCTGGGTCCAATGCAGAGAGAGTTGGTCTGAGAGAGGGCCACCACCTCTTACTG CTGGAAGGGTGTGTCCATGGGGATCTTCAGAGTGTTCCTCTGGACACATGCACTAAAGAGGAGGCCTACTGGTCACTGCAGAGATGTGTTGGGGAGATCAAACTGCACTTCAGGTCCAACAACGAAG GATACAGGAAGCTGTTGAAAGAGATGGACGAGGGCACTCTGACATCAGGAGACTCGTTTTACATCCGTGTGAACCTAAATTTGTCAGGCCCGCCGGACGGGTGCTCTATGTGCTTGTGCTGCGATGAGGTGGTCCATGTGCTGGACACCATGCACCAGGGGAAGTATGAGTGGCTGTGTGCCCGTGTTGACATGCTCACCAACAAAGACCTGGAGAGGGGCACCATCCCCAGTTACACAAG GGCCCAGAAGCTCCTTCTGGTGAAGCTCGAGAAACTCATCTGTAGTGGTAGTCGAGATGATGCGGACTGCCTTCGTGGACTCAGG AATACATTGCGGCCCGAAGACTTGCCATCTCAAGCAGACTCTAAAAACAGCTCTCGAGCATCTCGTGCAAGTCTCCTAATTGGACAAATCTTACAG TTTGTCAGCAGGACTGACAACAAGTACAAGAGGATGAACAGCAATGAAAAAGTGCGGCTCGTGAGTGGGGGCAACGGGACACTACCTAAGCCTGGGTTTGAAAGTATGAAGCAAGAGT ACTCCGATACAGAGAGTGACCTGAACAAGAGTTTAAACCTGATCCCATACAGCCTTGTGACTCCTTACCATTCCCAGACAAAGAGGCCAGTCCTCTTTGTCCCCAACACTCTGGCCAAAGCCATAGTGCAGAAGATCCTCAATTTAGGAGGAGCCATGGAATTTGATCTCTGCAAGCCAG ATATTGTCACAAAGGAGCAGTTTCTTCGGAAGCAAAAAATAGAGCCCATTATTTATTCAAAGGAGAAGCATAGTGATTCATTTGAATGTATCACTCCAGAAAATCTTGAAGCAGTTGCGACCAAG AATAAACATTGCTTGCTGGAGTCTGACCTCAGCTGCACAAAGGATTTGCTCAGAAGAGAAATATATCCCATTATCATCTTTATCAAAGTCTGCGAGAAGAACATTAGAAAACTGAG GAGGCTGCCACTGAAAATTGATtcggaggatgagtttctgaagaTATGCCGTCTGAAGGAGAAAGACCTTGAGAGTCTGCCTTGTCTCTACACCTCTGTGGAACCTGACTCCTGGAGTGGGGTAGAAGACCTGCTGAAGATCATTAAAGACAAAATTTTAGAGGAACAGAGGAAGACAGTATGGATAGAGCAGGATCTCTTGTAG
- the LOC108927573 gene encoding caspase recruitment domain-containing protein 11-like isoform X2, whose amino-acid sequence MESRCSDSVKDDEDALWENVENNRYILSRHINASKLTPYLRQCKVIDEQDEDEVLNSHMLVSRVNRAGRLLDILRTKGQRGYVVFLESLEFYYPELYKLVTGNAPTRRFSTIVVEEGHEVLTQFLMNEVLKLQQQTKDKDMQRATIMGKHRTLEDEHKKLRLANQELLAYQERYNKMKEERNHCSEELSKVKDDNYNLAMRLAQLSEEKNMAVMRSRDLQLEIDKLKHRLNHVEEECNLERKQSLKLRNEMENQPRKEHIFQLERENEVLKMKIEELESLIQPGKKELLDSERAIVDILEHDRQEALDDRQELFTRLYNLHMELRQAEVLRDKYLEEKEDLELRCSALLKDCEMYKNRINTITIQLEEVERERDQAYRSRDEAQNQFSQCLKDKDKYRKQIRELEERSDELNLEIMRKEAKTVNLTSKLRRLSKGSAWDQSLPRDVPLAMLPQIMGQDGKRDSMFEDTVMSIASDDSPDDDEFFQCEPQLKRRPNLKGAGHQWCRNSVMSTVPEPPGNESIVRRSKEGEENPFPRSRFDFENDTAENTELCDEEPSKFFHEALSFQSSSSSHQSESLDSYDLEQVSSIFRKLSIERPFRLSMSSFLPGNSSVRPIQDVSLPGDSILSEVSLVGGNISGIFISSVQPGSNAERVGLREGHHLLLLEGCVHGDLQSVPLDTCTKEEAYWSLQRCVGEIKLHFRSNNEGYRKLLKEMDEGTLTSGDSFYIRVNLNLSGPPDGCSMCLCCDEVVHVLDTMHQGKYEWLCARVDMLTNKDLERGTIPSYTRAQKLLLVKLEKLICSGSRDDADCLRGLRNTLRPEDLPSQADSKNSSRASRASLLIGQILQFVSRTDNKYKRMNSNEKVRLVSGGNGTLPKPGFENSDTESDLNKSLNLIPYSLVTPYHSQTKRPVLFVPNTLAKAIVQKILNLGGAMEFDLCKPDIVTKEQFLRKQKIEPIIYSKEKHSDSFECITPENLEAVATKNKHCLLESDLSCTKDLLRREIYPIIIFIKVCEKNIRKLRRLPLKIDSEDEFLKICRLKEKDLESLPCLYTSVEPDSWSGVEDLLKIIKDKILEEQRKTVWIEQDLL is encoded by the exons ATGGAGAGCAGGTGTTCAGACTCGGTGAAGGACGATGAGGACGCGCTGTGGGAGAATGTAGAGAACAACCGCTACATCCTGAGCCGCCACATCAATGCTAGCAAGCTGACCCCATACCTCCGACAGTGCAAGGTCATCGATGAGCAGGACGAGGATGAGGTGCTCAACTCGCACATGCTGGTGTCCAGGGTCAACCGAGCAG GCAGACTTCTGGATATCTTGCGCACTAAAGGTCAGCGGGGATATGTGGTGTTTTTGGAAAGTCTGGAGTTTTATTACCCAGAGCTCTACAAACTGGTCACAGGCAACGCTCCCACTCGGAGGTTCTCAACGATTGTCG TGGAGGAAGGGCATGAGGTCCTCACACAGTTCCTCATGAACGAGGTGCtcaagctgcagcagcagaccAAAGACAAAGACATGCAACGGGCGACCATTATGGGAAAGCACCGCACGTTGGAGGACGAGCACAAGAAGCTGCGGCTGGCCAACCAGGAGCTGCTGGCCTACCAGGAGCGCTACAATAAGATGAAGGAAGAGCGCAACCACTGCAGCGAGGAGCTCAGCAAGGTGAAGGACGACAACTACAACCTGGCAATGCGCCTGGCGCAGCTgagtgaagagaagaacatgGCTGTGATGAGGAGCCGCGAcctgcagctggag ATTGACAAGCTGAAACACAGGCTGAATCATGTTGAAGAAGAGTGCAATTTGGAGAGGAAGCAGTCGCTGAAGCTGAGGAACGAAATGGAAAACCAGCCCCGCAAAGAGCATATCTTTCAGCTGGAGCGTGAGAATGAGGTTCTGAAGATGAAGATTGAAGAGCTTGAATCCCTTATACAG CCAGGGAAGAAGGAGCTTCTGGACTCAGAGAGGGCCATTGTAGACATTCTGGAGCACGACCGTCAGGAAGCCTTGGATGACCGCCAGGAACTGTTCACACGACTGTACAACCTGCACATGGAGCTGCGGCAGGCTGAGGTTCTGAGGGACAAG TacctggaggagaaggaagacCTGGAGCTGAGGTGTTCTGCCCTGCTGAAGGACTGTGAAATGTACAAGAACCGCATAAACACGATAACAATACAGCTAGAAGAGGTGGAACGAGAGAGAGATCAG GCTTATCGTTCTCGGGATGAGGCTCAGAACCAGTTCTCGCAGTGCCTAAAGGACAAGGATAAGTACCGCAAGCAAATCCGTGAGCTGGAGGAGAGGAGTGATGAGCTGAACCTTGAGATCATGCGCAAGGAGGCGAAGACAGTTAACCTGACCTCGAAACTGAGACGCCTCTCCAAGGGTAGTGCATGGGATCAG AGTTTGCCGCGGGATGTTCCACTTGCCATGCTGCCTCAGATAATGGGTCAGGACGGTAAGAGAGACAGTATGTTTGAGGACACAGTGATGAGCATAGCCAGCGATGATTCCCCAGATGATGATGAGTTCTTCCAGTGTGAACCTCAGTTGAAACGCAGGCCCAACCTCAAAGGAGCTGGG caCCAGTGGTGTCGCAACAGTGTGATGTCCACTGTTCCTGAGCCTCCAGGAAATGAGTCCATCGTGAGGAGGAGCAAAGAGGGCGAGGAGAACCCATTCCCACGAAG CCGTTTCGACTTCGAGAATGACACTGCTGAAAACACTGAACTTTGtg ATGAGGAACCCAGCAAGTTTTTTCATGAGGCCCTTTCATTCCaatcctcctcctcatcccacCAGTCAGAGAGCTTAGACTCATATGACCTGGAGCAGGTCAGCAGCATCTTCCGGAAGCTTTCAATAGAAAG ACCCTTCCGGCTCTCCATGTCGTCCTTCCTGCCTGGCAACAGCTCTGTGCGGCCCATACAAGATGTCTCACTGCCTGGGGACTCCATCCTGTCGGAGGTCTCACTAGTGGGCGGGAACATCAGTGGGATCTTCATCTCATCCGTCCAGCCTGGGTCCAATGCAGAGAGAGTTGGTCTGAGAGAGGGCCACCACCTCTTACTG CTGGAAGGGTGTGTCCATGGGGATCTTCAGAGTGTTCCTCTGGACACATGCACTAAAGAGGAGGCCTACTGGTCACTGCAGAGATGTGTTGGGGAGATCAAACTGCACTTCAGGTCCAACAACGAAG GATACAGGAAGCTGTTGAAAGAGATGGACGAGGGCACTCTGACATCAGGAGACTCGTTTTACATCCGTGTGAACCTAAATTTGTCAGGCCCGCCGGACGGGTGCTCTATGTGCTTGTGCTGCGATGAGGTGGTCCATGTGCTGGACACCATGCACCAGGGGAAGTATGAGTGGCTGTGTGCCCGTGTTGACATGCTCACCAACAAAGACCTGGAGAGGGGCACCATCCCCAGTTACACAAG GGCCCAGAAGCTCCTTCTGGTGAAGCTCGAGAAACTCATCTGTAGTGGTAGTCGAGATGATGCGGACTGCCTTCGTGGACTCAGG AATACATTGCGGCCCGAAGACTTGCCATCTCAAGCAGACTCTAAAAACAGCTCTCGAGCATCTCGTGCAAGTCTCCTAATTGGACAAATCTTACAG TTTGTCAGCAGGACTGACAACAAGTACAAGAGGATGAACAGCAATGAAAAAGTGCGGCTCGTGAGTGGGGGCAACGGGACACTACCTAAGCCTGGGTTTGAAA ACTCCGATACAGAGAGTGACCTGAACAAGAGTTTAAACCTGATCCCATACAGCCTTGTGACTCCTTACCATTCCCAGACAAAGAGGCCAGTCCTCTTTGTCCCCAACACTCTGGCCAAAGCCATAGTGCAGAAGATCCTCAATTTAGGAGGAGCCATGGAATTTGATCTCTGCAAGCCAG ATATTGTCACAAAGGAGCAGTTTCTTCGGAAGCAAAAAATAGAGCCCATTATTTATTCAAAGGAGAAGCATAGTGATTCATTTGAATGTATCACTCCAGAAAATCTTGAAGCAGTTGCGACCAAG AATAAACATTGCTTGCTGGAGTCTGACCTCAGCTGCACAAAGGATTTGCTCAGAAGAGAAATATATCCCATTATCATCTTTATCAAAGTCTGCGAGAAGAACATTAGAAAACTGAG GAGGCTGCCACTGAAAATTGATtcggaggatgagtttctgaagaTATGCCGTCTGAAGGAGAAAGACCTTGAGAGTCTGCCTTGTCTCTACACCTCTGTGGAACCTGACTCCTGGAGTGGGGTAGAAGACCTGCTGAAGATCATTAAAGACAAAATTTTAGAGGAACAGAGGAAGACAGTATGGATAGAGCAGGATCTCTTGTAG